The sequence ACCAGGAAAATATTTTCCATCTTCAAAAAAGAACTTAAAGCCTACTTTGACTCACCGATTGCTTACGTATATCTGGTAATATTCCTCGTCACAGCCAACTGGTTCTTCTTCAAGGGCTTTTACATCATGAACGAAACTTCTCTGAAGAACTTTTTCGTGCTGCTGCCCTGGTTTTTCCTGTTCCTGGTGCCTGCGATTTCCATGCGCTCCTGGCCCGAAGAACAGAAAAGTGGAACACTCGAGGTGCTGCTGACTCTGCCTTTGACTGATGTGGAGCTGGTGCTGGGAAAATTCCTGGCAGCTCTTTCTTTTCTCGGGATTTCCCTGTTGCTCACCCTCCCCATTGCCTGGACAGCCAGCTACCTGGGAATCCTGGACTGGGGTCCTGTGATCGGTGGATATGTAGCCGCAATCCTGATGGGTGCATCATATCTCGGGATCGGATTTTTCATCTCGAGTTTCACTGAAAACCAGATCGTAGCCTTTATCCTTTCAGTGGCAGCCACCTTCGCCTTGTTCATCATTGGGGAACCGCTGGTGACAATGGTGCTGCCCGGATGGCTCACCCCTCTTTTCCAGTTTCTGGGTCTGAATCAGCATTTCAACAACATCAGCCGCGGAGTGCTCGACATCCGCGATATAGTCTATTACCTGTCCATGATCACGGTTTTCCTGTACCTGAACGTCAAGGTGCTGGAAAGCAGACAGTGGAGGTAGGAGGATAAAATGGATTTCAAAGATAAAAAAAAGAATCAGTACAACATCTACCTGTCGACAGTGATCCTGCTCTGCTTTCTCGGCATTGCAAATTACCTGTGCTACCACAAA is a genomic window of Candidatus Wallbacteria bacterium containing:
- a CDS encoding ABC transporter permease subunit; protein product: MTRKIFSIFKKELKAYFDSPIAYVYLVIFLVTANWFFFKGFYIMNETSLKNFFVLLPWFFLFLVPAISMRSWPEEQKSGTLEVLLTLPLTDVELVLGKFLAALSFLGISLLLTLPIAWTASYLGILDWGPVIGGYVAAILMGASYLGIGFFISSFTENQIVAFILSVAATFALFIIGEPLVTMVLPGWLTPLFQFLGLNQHFNNISRGVLDIRDIVYYLSMITVFLYLNVKVLESRQWR